The Girardinichthys multiradiatus isolate DD_20200921_A chromosome Y, DD_fGirMul_XY1, whole genome shotgun sequence genome has a window encoding:
- the LOC124864264 gene encoding mitochondrial Rho GTPase 1-A-like isoform X3 gives MRKDVRILLVGEPKVGKTSLIMSLVSEEFPDEVPLRAEEITIPADVTPERVPTHIVDYSEAEQSEEQLYQEISKANVICIVYSVNNKKSIEKVTSHWIPLINDRTDKDSRVPLILVGNKSDLVEHSSMETILPIMNQYQDIETCVECSAKNLKNISELFYYAQKAVLHPTGPLYCPEEKELKPSCIKALTRIFKISDLDNDGILNDNELNFFQRTCFNTPLAPQALEDVKNVVRRNMTDGVKNNGLSLKGFLFLHTLFIQRGRHETTWTVLRRFGYDDDLELTQEYLFPIIKVPPDCTTELNHNAYLFLQSVFDKHDKDRDCALSPEEVKDLFKVFPYMPWGPDVNNTVCTNDKGWITYQGYLSQWTLTTYLDVQRSLEYLGYLGYSIIYEQESQAAAITVTRNKRIDLQKKQTQRSVFRCNVLGARGSGKSGFLLAFLGKNLRRQRQIRDDHKSYYAISTTYVYGQEKYLLLHEVMPDFDFLSEADLACDVVCLVYDVNNPESFEYCAKVYKQCFIDSKTPCVVIAAKSDLHEARQHYSLSPHEFCRKHKLHPPQPFTCNTTEVPSKDVYTRLTTMAMYPHARLRCMCSCNRCTYCLCQNLLKLELLRSVKAQLRRVVYNRCSYTCFWLPLLPLFLFLLHFLTFL, from the exons ATGAGGAAGGACGTGAGGATACTCCTTGTTGGGGAAC CCAAGGTGGGGAAGACGTCACTGATCATGTCTCTGGTTAGTGAGGAGTTTCCTGATGAG GTTCCTCTCAGGGCTGAGGAGATCACCATCCCAGCTGACGTTACCCCGGAGAGGGTACCCACACACATCGTGGACTATTCTG aagcagaacagtCAGAAGAGCAGCTGTATCAAGAAATCTCCAAG GCAAACGTGATCTGCATAGTTTATTCAGTTAACAACAAGAAGTCGATCGAAAAG GTGACAAGCCACTGGATTCCTCTCATTAATGACCGGACAGATAAAGACAGCAG GGTACCGTTAATTCTGGTGGGGAACAAGTCTGACTTGGTGGAGCACAGCAGCATGGAGACCATCCTGCCAATCATGAATCAGTACCAGGATATTGAGACCTGTgtggag TGTTCTGCTAAAAACTTGAAGAACATCTCTGAGTTGTTCTACTACGCCCAGAAGGCTGTTCTCCACCCAACAGGACCGCTGTACTGTCCCGAGGAGAAGGAG CTGAAACCTTCCTGCATTAAGGCTTTAACTCGGATATTTAAAATCTCCGACCTGGACAACGATGGGATCCTGAACGACAATGAGCTCAACTTCTTTCAG AGAACATGTTTCAATACACCTCTGGCGCCTCAAGCCTTAGAAGATGTGAAGAATGTGGTCAGGAGGAACATGACAGACGGAGTTAAAAATAACGGACTCAGTCTAAAAG GCTTCCTCTTCCTGCACACACTCTTCATACAGCGAGGTCGACATGAGACCACGTGGACGGTGCTGAGGAGGTTCGGATACGACGACGACCTGGAGCTCACACAGGAATACCTGTTCCCCAT AATAAAGGTCCCGCCTGACTGCACCACTGAGCTAAACCACAACGCTTACCTCTTTCTGCAGAGTGTCTTTGACAAACATGACAAA GACAGAGACTGTGCCCTGTCCCCAGAGGAGGTGAAGGACTTGTTCAAAGTGTTTCCCTACATGCCCTGGGGTCCAGATGTCAACAACACCGTGTGCACCAATGATAAGGGTTGGATCACATACCAGGGATACCTCTCCCAGTGGAC GTTAACAACGTATCTGGATGTCCAGAGGAGTTTGGAGTATTTAGGTTACCTCGGCTACTCCATCATCTATGAACAGGAGTCTCAAGCTGCAGCTATTACTG TGACACGTAACAAGCGCATTGACCTGCAGAAGAAACAAACCCAGCGCAGCGTCTTCCGCTGCAATGTGTTGGGAGCGCGCGGCAGCGGGAAAAGTGGCTTCCTCCTAGCTTTCCTCGGCAAGAACCTGCGG agacagaggCAGATCAGAGATGACCACAAGTCCTACTATGCCATCAGCACCACCTACGTTTACGGTCAGGAGAAGTACCTGCTG CTCCACGAGGTGATGCCAGATTTTGACTTCCTGTCCGAGGCTGACCTGGCCTGCGACGTGGTCTGCCTGGTGTACGACGTCAACAACCCGGAATCTTTTGAGTACTGCGCTAAGGTGTACAAG CAATGCTTCATAGACAGCAAGACGCCATGCGTAGTGATAGCCGCCAAGTCCGACCTGCACGAGGCGCGGCAGCACTACAGCCTGTCGCCGCACGAGTTCTGCCGCAAGCACAAGCTCCACCCGCCGCAGCCGTTCACGTGCAACACGACCGAGGTGCCCAGTAAGGACGTCTACACCAGACTCACCACCATGGCCATGTATCC CCATGCCCGCCTCCGCTGCATGTGTTCCTGCAACAGGTGCACTTATTGCCTGTGTCAGAACCTCCTCAAGTTGGAGCTGCTGCGCAGCGTTAAGGCCCAGCTCCGCAGGGTCGTTTACAACAG
- the LOC124864264 gene encoding mitochondrial Rho GTPase 1-A-like isoform X4, with amino-acid sequence MRKDVRILLVGEPKVGKTSLIMSLVSEEFPDEVPLRAEEITIPADVTPERVPTHIVDYSEAEQSEEQLYQEISKANVICIVYSVNNKKSIEKVTSHWIPLINDRTDKDSRVPLILVGNKSDLVEHSSMETILPIMNQYQDIETCVECSAKNLKNISELFYYAQKAVLHPTGPLYCPEEKELKPSCIKALTRIFKISDLDNDGILNDNELNFFQRTCFNTPLAPQALEDVKNVVRRNMTDGVKNNGLSLKGFLFLHTLFIQRGRHETTWTVLRRFGYDDDLELTQEYLFPIIKVPPDCTTELNHNAYLFLQSVFDKHDKDRDCALSPEEVKDLFKVFPYMPWGPDVNNTVCTNDKGWITYQGYLSQWTLTTYLDVQRSLEYLGYLGYSIIYEQESQAAAITVTRNKRIDLQKKQTQRSVFRCNVLGARGSGKSGFLLAFLGKNLRRQRQIRDDHKSYYAISTTYVYGQEKYLLLHEVMPDFDFLSEADLACDVVCLVYDVNNPESFEYCAKVYKQCFIDSKTPCVVIAAKSDLHEARQHYSLSPHEFCRKHKLHPPQPFTCNTTEVPSKDVYTRLTTMAMYPSSRPSRSLFSVARRSVTGLCQLTPRLLAREVPVCLRGSGVLHGA; translated from the exons ATGAGGAAGGACGTGAGGATACTCCTTGTTGGGGAAC CCAAGGTGGGGAAGACGTCACTGATCATGTCTCTGGTTAGTGAGGAGTTTCCTGATGAG GTTCCTCTCAGGGCTGAGGAGATCACCATCCCAGCTGACGTTACCCCGGAGAGGGTACCCACACACATCGTGGACTATTCTG aagcagaacagtCAGAAGAGCAGCTGTATCAAGAAATCTCCAAG GCAAACGTGATCTGCATAGTTTATTCAGTTAACAACAAGAAGTCGATCGAAAAG GTGACAAGCCACTGGATTCCTCTCATTAATGACCGGACAGATAAAGACAGCAG GGTACCGTTAATTCTGGTGGGGAACAAGTCTGACTTGGTGGAGCACAGCAGCATGGAGACCATCCTGCCAATCATGAATCAGTACCAGGATATTGAGACCTGTgtggag TGTTCTGCTAAAAACTTGAAGAACATCTCTGAGTTGTTCTACTACGCCCAGAAGGCTGTTCTCCACCCAACAGGACCGCTGTACTGTCCCGAGGAGAAGGAG CTGAAACCTTCCTGCATTAAGGCTTTAACTCGGATATTTAAAATCTCCGACCTGGACAACGATGGGATCCTGAACGACAATGAGCTCAACTTCTTTCAG AGAACATGTTTCAATACACCTCTGGCGCCTCAAGCCTTAGAAGATGTGAAGAATGTGGTCAGGAGGAACATGACAGACGGAGTTAAAAATAACGGACTCAGTCTAAAAG GCTTCCTCTTCCTGCACACACTCTTCATACAGCGAGGTCGACATGAGACCACGTGGACGGTGCTGAGGAGGTTCGGATACGACGACGACCTGGAGCTCACACAGGAATACCTGTTCCCCAT AATAAAGGTCCCGCCTGACTGCACCACTGAGCTAAACCACAACGCTTACCTCTTTCTGCAGAGTGTCTTTGACAAACATGACAAA GACAGAGACTGTGCCCTGTCCCCAGAGGAGGTGAAGGACTTGTTCAAAGTGTTTCCCTACATGCCCTGGGGTCCAGATGTCAACAACACCGTGTGCACCAATGATAAGGGTTGGATCACATACCAGGGATACCTCTCCCAGTGGAC GTTAACAACGTATCTGGATGTCCAGAGGAGTTTGGAGTATTTAGGTTACCTCGGCTACTCCATCATCTATGAACAGGAGTCTCAAGCTGCAGCTATTACTG TGACACGTAACAAGCGCATTGACCTGCAGAAGAAACAAACCCAGCGCAGCGTCTTCCGCTGCAATGTGTTGGGAGCGCGCGGCAGCGGGAAAAGTGGCTTCCTCCTAGCTTTCCTCGGCAAGAACCTGCGG agacagaggCAGATCAGAGATGACCACAAGTCCTACTATGCCATCAGCACCACCTACGTTTACGGTCAGGAGAAGTACCTGCTG CTCCACGAGGTGATGCCAGATTTTGACTTCCTGTCCGAGGCTGACCTGGCCTGCGACGTGGTCTGCCTGGTGTACGACGTCAACAACCCGGAATCTTTTGAGTACTGCGCTAAGGTGTACAAG CAATGCTTCATAGACAGCAAGACGCCATGCGTAGTGATAGCCGCCAAGTCCGACCTGCACGAGGCGCGGCAGCACTACAGCCTGTCGCCGCACGAGTTCTGCCGCAAGCACAAGCTCCACCCGCCGCAGCCGTTCACGTGCAACACGACCGAGGTGCCCAGTAAGGACGTCTACACCAGACTCACCACCATGGCCATGTATCC CTCCAGCCGGCCGAGCCGCTCTCTGTTCAGTGTGGCACGACGCAGTGTGACCGGTCTGTGCCAGCTAACACC
- the LOC124864264 gene encoding mitochondrial Rho GTPase 1-A-like isoform X5, with protein MRKDVRILLVGEPKVGKTSLIMSLVSEEFPDEVPLRAEEITIPADVTPERVPTHIVDYSEAEQSEEQLYQEISKANVICIVYSVNNKKSIEKVTSHWIPLINDRTDKDSRVPLILVGNKSDLVEHSSMETILPIMNQYQDIETCVECSAKNLKNISELFYYAQKAVLHPTGPLYCPEEKELKPSCIKALTRIFKISDLDNDGILNDNELNFFQRTCFNTPLAPQALEDVKNVVRRNMTDGVKNNGLSLKGFLFLHTLFIQRGRHETTWTVLRRFGYDDDLELTQEYLFPIIKVPPDCTTELNHNAYLFLQSVFDKHDKDRDCALSPEEVKDLFKVFPYMPWGPDVNNTVCTNDKGWITYQGYLSQWTLTTYLDVQRSLEYLGYLGYSIIYEQESQAAAITVTRNKRIDLQKKQTQRSVFRCNVLGARGSGKSGFLLAFLGKNLRRQRQIRDDHKSYYAISTTYVYGQEKYLLLHEVMPDFDFLSEADLACDVVCLVYDVNNPESFEYCAKVYKQCFIDSKTPCVVIAAKSDLHEARQHYSLSPHEFCRKHKLHPPQPFTCNTTEVPSKDVYTRLTTMAMYPHMAQADLKNSTFWLRASLGATVFAVLGFAMYRALLKQR; from the exons ATGAGGAAGGACGTGAGGATACTCCTTGTTGGGGAAC CCAAGGTGGGGAAGACGTCACTGATCATGTCTCTGGTTAGTGAGGAGTTTCCTGATGAG GTTCCTCTCAGGGCTGAGGAGATCACCATCCCAGCTGACGTTACCCCGGAGAGGGTACCCACACACATCGTGGACTATTCTG aagcagaacagtCAGAAGAGCAGCTGTATCAAGAAATCTCCAAG GCAAACGTGATCTGCATAGTTTATTCAGTTAACAACAAGAAGTCGATCGAAAAG GTGACAAGCCACTGGATTCCTCTCATTAATGACCGGACAGATAAAGACAGCAG GGTACCGTTAATTCTGGTGGGGAACAAGTCTGACTTGGTGGAGCACAGCAGCATGGAGACCATCCTGCCAATCATGAATCAGTACCAGGATATTGAGACCTGTgtggag TGTTCTGCTAAAAACTTGAAGAACATCTCTGAGTTGTTCTACTACGCCCAGAAGGCTGTTCTCCACCCAACAGGACCGCTGTACTGTCCCGAGGAGAAGGAG CTGAAACCTTCCTGCATTAAGGCTTTAACTCGGATATTTAAAATCTCCGACCTGGACAACGATGGGATCCTGAACGACAATGAGCTCAACTTCTTTCAG AGAACATGTTTCAATACACCTCTGGCGCCTCAAGCCTTAGAAGATGTGAAGAATGTGGTCAGGAGGAACATGACAGACGGAGTTAAAAATAACGGACTCAGTCTAAAAG GCTTCCTCTTCCTGCACACACTCTTCATACAGCGAGGTCGACATGAGACCACGTGGACGGTGCTGAGGAGGTTCGGATACGACGACGACCTGGAGCTCACACAGGAATACCTGTTCCCCAT AATAAAGGTCCCGCCTGACTGCACCACTGAGCTAAACCACAACGCTTACCTCTTTCTGCAGAGTGTCTTTGACAAACATGACAAA GACAGAGACTGTGCCCTGTCCCCAGAGGAGGTGAAGGACTTGTTCAAAGTGTTTCCCTACATGCCCTGGGGTCCAGATGTCAACAACACCGTGTGCACCAATGATAAGGGTTGGATCACATACCAGGGATACCTCTCCCAGTGGAC GTTAACAACGTATCTGGATGTCCAGAGGAGTTTGGAGTATTTAGGTTACCTCGGCTACTCCATCATCTATGAACAGGAGTCTCAAGCTGCAGCTATTACTG TGACACGTAACAAGCGCATTGACCTGCAGAAGAAACAAACCCAGCGCAGCGTCTTCCGCTGCAATGTGTTGGGAGCGCGCGGCAGCGGGAAAAGTGGCTTCCTCCTAGCTTTCCTCGGCAAGAACCTGCGG agacagaggCAGATCAGAGATGACCACAAGTCCTACTATGCCATCAGCACCACCTACGTTTACGGTCAGGAGAAGTACCTGCTG CTCCACGAGGTGATGCCAGATTTTGACTTCCTGTCCGAGGCTGACCTGGCCTGCGACGTGGTCTGCCTGGTGTACGACGTCAACAACCCGGAATCTTTTGAGTACTGCGCTAAGGTGTACAAG CAATGCTTCATAGACAGCAAGACGCCATGCGTAGTGATAGCCGCCAAGTCCGACCTGCACGAGGCGCGGCAGCACTACAGCCTGTCGCCGCACGAGTTCTGCCGCAAGCACAAGCTCCACCCGCCGCAGCCGTTCACGTGCAACACGACCGAGGTGCCCAGTAAGGACGTCTACACCAGACTCACCACCATGGCCATGTATCC
- the LOC124864264 gene encoding mitochondrial Rho GTPase 1-A-like isoform X2 yields the protein MRKDVRILLVGEPKVGKTSLIMSLVSEEFPDEVPLRAEEITIPADVTPERVPTHIVDYSAEQSEEQLYQEISKANVICIVYSVNNKKSIEKVTSHWIPLINDRTDKDSRVPLILVGNKSDLVEHSSMETILPIMNQYQDIETCVECSAKNLKNISELFYYAQKAVLHPTGPLYCPEEKELKPSCIKALTRIFKISDLDNDGILNDNELNFFQRTCFNTPLAPQALEDVKNVVRRNMTDGVKNNGLSLKGFLFLHTLFIQRGRHETTWTVLRRFGYDDDLELTQEYLFPIIKVPPDCTTELNHNAYLFLQSVFDKHDKDRDCALSPEEVKDLFKVFPYMPWGPDVNNTVCTNDKGWITYQGYLSQWTLTTYLDVQRSLEYLGYLGYSIIYEQESQAAAITVTRNKRIDLQKKQTQRSVFRCNVLGARGSGKSGFLLAFLGKNLRRQRQIRDDHKSYYAISTTYVYGQEKYLLLHEVMPDFDFLSEADLACDVVCLVYDVNNPESFEYCAKVYKQCFIDSKTPCVVIAAKSDLHEARQHYSLSPHEFCRKHKLHPPQPFTCNTTEVPSKDVYTRLTTMAMYPHARLRCMCSCNRCTYCLCQNLLKLELLRSVKAQLRRVVYNRHMAQADLKNSTFWLRASLGATVFAVLGFAMYRALLKQR from the exons ATGAGGAAGGACGTGAGGATACTCCTTGTTGGGGAAC CCAAGGTGGGGAAGACGTCACTGATCATGTCTCTGGTTAGTGAGGAGTTTCCTGATGAG GTTCCTCTCAGGGCTGAGGAGATCACCATCCCAGCTGACGTTACCCCGGAGAGGGTACCCACACACATCGTGGACTATTCTG cagaacagtCAGAAGAGCAGCTGTATCAAGAAATCTCCAAG GCAAACGTGATCTGCATAGTTTATTCAGTTAACAACAAGAAGTCGATCGAAAAG GTGACAAGCCACTGGATTCCTCTCATTAATGACCGGACAGATAAAGACAGCAG GGTACCGTTAATTCTGGTGGGGAACAAGTCTGACTTGGTGGAGCACAGCAGCATGGAGACCATCCTGCCAATCATGAATCAGTACCAGGATATTGAGACCTGTgtggag TGTTCTGCTAAAAACTTGAAGAACATCTCTGAGTTGTTCTACTACGCCCAGAAGGCTGTTCTCCACCCAACAGGACCGCTGTACTGTCCCGAGGAGAAGGAG CTGAAACCTTCCTGCATTAAGGCTTTAACTCGGATATTTAAAATCTCCGACCTGGACAACGATGGGATCCTGAACGACAATGAGCTCAACTTCTTTCAG AGAACATGTTTCAATACACCTCTGGCGCCTCAAGCCTTAGAAGATGTGAAGAATGTGGTCAGGAGGAACATGACAGACGGAGTTAAAAATAACGGACTCAGTCTAAAAG GCTTCCTCTTCCTGCACACACTCTTCATACAGCGAGGTCGACATGAGACCACGTGGACGGTGCTGAGGAGGTTCGGATACGACGACGACCTGGAGCTCACACAGGAATACCTGTTCCCCAT AATAAAGGTCCCGCCTGACTGCACCACTGAGCTAAACCACAACGCTTACCTCTTTCTGCAGAGTGTCTTTGACAAACATGACAAA GACAGAGACTGTGCCCTGTCCCCAGAGGAGGTGAAGGACTTGTTCAAAGTGTTTCCCTACATGCCCTGGGGTCCAGATGTCAACAACACCGTGTGCACCAATGATAAGGGTTGGATCACATACCAGGGATACCTCTCCCAGTGGAC GTTAACAACGTATCTGGATGTCCAGAGGAGTTTGGAGTATTTAGGTTACCTCGGCTACTCCATCATCTATGAACAGGAGTCTCAAGCTGCAGCTATTACTG TGACACGTAACAAGCGCATTGACCTGCAGAAGAAACAAACCCAGCGCAGCGTCTTCCGCTGCAATGTGTTGGGAGCGCGCGGCAGCGGGAAAAGTGGCTTCCTCCTAGCTTTCCTCGGCAAGAACCTGCGG agacagaggCAGATCAGAGATGACCACAAGTCCTACTATGCCATCAGCACCACCTACGTTTACGGTCAGGAGAAGTACCTGCTG CTCCACGAGGTGATGCCAGATTTTGACTTCCTGTCCGAGGCTGACCTGGCCTGCGACGTGGTCTGCCTGGTGTACGACGTCAACAACCCGGAATCTTTTGAGTACTGCGCTAAGGTGTACAAG CAATGCTTCATAGACAGCAAGACGCCATGCGTAGTGATAGCCGCCAAGTCCGACCTGCACGAGGCGCGGCAGCACTACAGCCTGTCGCCGCACGAGTTCTGCCGCAAGCACAAGCTCCACCCGCCGCAGCCGTTCACGTGCAACACGACCGAGGTGCCCAGTAAGGACGTCTACACCAGACTCACCACCATGGCCATGTATCC CCATGCCCGCCTCCGCTGCATGTGTTCCTGCAACAGGTGCACTTATTGCCTGTGTCAGAACCTCCTCAAGTTGGAGCTGCTGCGCAGCGTTAAGGCCCAGCTCCGCAGGGTCGTTTACAACAG
- the LOC124864264 gene encoding mitochondrial Rho GTPase 1-A-like isoform X1: MRKDVRILLVGEPKVGKTSLIMSLVSEEFPDEVPLRAEEITIPADVTPERVPTHIVDYSEAEQSEEQLYQEISKANVICIVYSVNNKKSIEKVTSHWIPLINDRTDKDSRVPLILVGNKSDLVEHSSMETILPIMNQYQDIETCVECSAKNLKNISELFYYAQKAVLHPTGPLYCPEEKELKPSCIKALTRIFKISDLDNDGILNDNELNFFQRTCFNTPLAPQALEDVKNVVRRNMTDGVKNNGLSLKGFLFLHTLFIQRGRHETTWTVLRRFGYDDDLELTQEYLFPIIKVPPDCTTELNHNAYLFLQSVFDKHDKDRDCALSPEEVKDLFKVFPYMPWGPDVNNTVCTNDKGWITYQGYLSQWTLTTYLDVQRSLEYLGYLGYSIIYEQESQAAAITVTRNKRIDLQKKQTQRSVFRCNVLGARGSGKSGFLLAFLGKNLRRQRQIRDDHKSYYAISTTYVYGQEKYLLLHEVMPDFDFLSEADLACDVVCLVYDVNNPESFEYCAKVYKQCFIDSKTPCVVIAAKSDLHEARQHYSLSPHEFCRKHKLHPPQPFTCNTTEVPSKDVYTRLTTMAMYPHARLRCMCSCNRCTYCLCQNLLKLELLRSVKAQLRRVVYNRHMAQADLKNSTFWLRASLGATVFAVLGFAMYRALLKQR, encoded by the exons ATGAGGAAGGACGTGAGGATACTCCTTGTTGGGGAAC CCAAGGTGGGGAAGACGTCACTGATCATGTCTCTGGTTAGTGAGGAGTTTCCTGATGAG GTTCCTCTCAGGGCTGAGGAGATCACCATCCCAGCTGACGTTACCCCGGAGAGGGTACCCACACACATCGTGGACTATTCTG aagcagaacagtCAGAAGAGCAGCTGTATCAAGAAATCTCCAAG GCAAACGTGATCTGCATAGTTTATTCAGTTAACAACAAGAAGTCGATCGAAAAG GTGACAAGCCACTGGATTCCTCTCATTAATGACCGGACAGATAAAGACAGCAG GGTACCGTTAATTCTGGTGGGGAACAAGTCTGACTTGGTGGAGCACAGCAGCATGGAGACCATCCTGCCAATCATGAATCAGTACCAGGATATTGAGACCTGTgtggag TGTTCTGCTAAAAACTTGAAGAACATCTCTGAGTTGTTCTACTACGCCCAGAAGGCTGTTCTCCACCCAACAGGACCGCTGTACTGTCCCGAGGAGAAGGAG CTGAAACCTTCCTGCATTAAGGCTTTAACTCGGATATTTAAAATCTCCGACCTGGACAACGATGGGATCCTGAACGACAATGAGCTCAACTTCTTTCAG AGAACATGTTTCAATACACCTCTGGCGCCTCAAGCCTTAGAAGATGTGAAGAATGTGGTCAGGAGGAACATGACAGACGGAGTTAAAAATAACGGACTCAGTCTAAAAG GCTTCCTCTTCCTGCACACACTCTTCATACAGCGAGGTCGACATGAGACCACGTGGACGGTGCTGAGGAGGTTCGGATACGACGACGACCTGGAGCTCACACAGGAATACCTGTTCCCCAT AATAAAGGTCCCGCCTGACTGCACCACTGAGCTAAACCACAACGCTTACCTCTTTCTGCAGAGTGTCTTTGACAAACATGACAAA GACAGAGACTGTGCCCTGTCCCCAGAGGAGGTGAAGGACTTGTTCAAAGTGTTTCCCTACATGCCCTGGGGTCCAGATGTCAACAACACCGTGTGCACCAATGATAAGGGTTGGATCACATACCAGGGATACCTCTCCCAGTGGAC GTTAACAACGTATCTGGATGTCCAGAGGAGTTTGGAGTATTTAGGTTACCTCGGCTACTCCATCATCTATGAACAGGAGTCTCAAGCTGCAGCTATTACTG TGACACGTAACAAGCGCATTGACCTGCAGAAGAAACAAACCCAGCGCAGCGTCTTCCGCTGCAATGTGTTGGGAGCGCGCGGCAGCGGGAAAAGTGGCTTCCTCCTAGCTTTCCTCGGCAAGAACCTGCGG agacagaggCAGATCAGAGATGACCACAAGTCCTACTATGCCATCAGCACCACCTACGTTTACGGTCAGGAGAAGTACCTGCTG CTCCACGAGGTGATGCCAGATTTTGACTTCCTGTCCGAGGCTGACCTGGCCTGCGACGTGGTCTGCCTGGTGTACGACGTCAACAACCCGGAATCTTTTGAGTACTGCGCTAAGGTGTACAAG CAATGCTTCATAGACAGCAAGACGCCATGCGTAGTGATAGCCGCCAAGTCCGACCTGCACGAGGCGCGGCAGCACTACAGCCTGTCGCCGCACGAGTTCTGCCGCAAGCACAAGCTCCACCCGCCGCAGCCGTTCACGTGCAACACGACCGAGGTGCCCAGTAAGGACGTCTACACCAGACTCACCACCATGGCCATGTATCC CCATGCCCGCCTCCGCTGCATGTGTTCCTGCAACAGGTGCACTTATTGCCTGTGTCAGAACCTCCTCAAGTTGGAGCTGCTGCGCAGCGTTAAGGCCCAGCTCCGCAGGGTCGTTTACAACAG